One Deltaproteobacteria bacterium genomic window carries:
- a CDS encoding TonB-dependent receptor plug domain-containing protein, whose protein sequence is MRNRSRWLRLAAVAWCFAVVARAEERGAAETQPAAEAAEERSAPATPEVAKPTGKGRAQLTEVVVEAKKPLSAASSDEIREKDYELRPHATVMEILNSIPGLVVAQHQGGGKAPQWLIRGFDADHGTDVAVFVDSMPINLPTHAHGQGYADVNFIIPETVERFQLFKGPYFTQFGDFANTGALNFITKEEFTENFALAEGGYFGTQRYVLGASPKLPWAKTLLAAQAFSTNGPFVNPQHYWRYNGFAKITLNPTPESNFWIDGTVYDGDWDGSGQIPLRVVQQGSLVTNPETTPATTRPFGRFDSIDPTEGGSTDRENLDVHYTYTPTAQDVWSFQAYASRYKLQLFSDFTFFRDTGLRFTRLSNGDICDTTHGDCGGSDNYIPGDGIEQNDQREIYGGKANYTHYWALLDRPVQSQVEVDTNNNHINVALHRQVQRQRFYTINQLAVQEDTVSAWMQHQIFLTDWLRLETGLRGDVFFFNGSDNLPASVTTQPNCDPASGPRCDRNFTAVRIAGNSTNSIVSPKLNLVITPMPDTDIYLNYGNGFHSNDARNVLLAKAHPQQAGNVSSALAQSTGYELGARTRQFDRVDLATALWLLDLSDELIFSGDTGEASLPAGATRRWGIDFETRCQFTDWLFLDYDLSYADPRFRTGENPGGAIPLAPIILMNGGLTTEFGSGFSAALRLRYLGDRPANETRTLTAPGFTLLDLLGKYRWRNVEADLSFLNLTNTDWREAQFDDQSCVRSEVGGGDCALHSPGKQGTSSSNAGVTDIHFTPGNPFWIRGGLAVYF, encoded by the coding sequence ATGCGAAACCGGAGCCGATGGCTCCGCCTCGCAGCGGTGGCGTGGTGTTTCGCCGTCGTGGCTCGCGCCGAGGAGCGCGGCGCGGCTGAGACACAGCCGGCCGCAGAGGCAGCAGAAGAGCGCTCGGCACCAGCGACGCCTGAAGTCGCCAAGCCGACCGGAAAGGGACGGGCTCAACTCACCGAAGTCGTCGTCGAGGCGAAGAAACCCTTGTCGGCCGCGTCGTCGGACGAGATCCGCGAGAAGGACTACGAGTTGCGGCCGCACGCCACCGTGATGGAGATTCTCAACAGCATTCCGGGACTGGTCGTGGCGCAACATCAAGGCGGCGGCAAGGCACCGCAATGGCTCATCCGCGGCTTCGACGCCGACCACGGCACCGACGTGGCCGTCTTCGTCGACAGCATGCCGATCAATTTGCCGACGCATGCGCACGGCCAGGGCTACGCGGACGTGAACTTCATCATTCCGGAAACGGTCGAGCGCTTCCAACTCTTCAAGGGCCCGTACTTCACGCAGTTCGGCGACTTCGCCAACACCGGCGCGCTCAACTTCATCACTAAGGAAGAGTTCACGGAGAACTTCGCCCTCGCCGAAGGCGGATACTTCGGCACTCAGCGCTACGTACTCGGGGCGTCGCCGAAGTTGCCGTGGGCGAAGACGTTGCTCGCGGCGCAGGCGTTCTCAACCAACGGCCCCTTCGTCAACCCGCAGCACTACTGGCGCTACAATGGCTTCGCCAAGATCACGCTCAACCCGACGCCGGAGTCGAACTTCTGGATCGACGGCACGGTATACGACGGCGATTGGGATGGTTCGGGACAGATCCCGCTACGCGTCGTACAGCAAGGCTCGCTCGTCACCAATCCGGAGACCACCCCAGCGACGACGCGTCCGTTCGGTCGCTTCGATTCGATCGATCCCACGGAAGGCGGTTCGACCGATCGCGAAAACCTCGACGTGCACTACACGTACACGCCGACCGCGCAGGACGTGTGGTCATTCCAGGCCTACGCCAGCCGATACAAGCTGCAACTGTTCTCCGACTTCACTTTCTTTCGGGATACGGGTCTGCGGTTCACGCGGCTGTCCAACGGCGATATCTGCGATACCACTCACGGCGACTGCGGTGGATCAGACAACTACATCCCAGGCGACGGCATCGAGCAGAACGATCAGCGCGAGATCTACGGCGGCAAGGCCAACTACACTCACTACTGGGCGCTGCTCGATCGCCCGGTGCAAAGCCAAGTGGAAGTCGACACGAACAACAATCACATCAACGTCGCCCTCCACCGGCAAGTGCAGCGCCAACGCTTCTACACGATCAACCAGTTGGCGGTTCAAGAGGACACGGTCAGCGCCTGGATGCAGCACCAGATCTTTCTCACCGATTGGCTGCGGCTGGAAACCGGCCTGCGCGGCGACGTGTTCTTCTTCAACGGATCGGATAACCTTCCCGCCTCGGTGACAACCCAACCGAATTGCGATCCGGCGAGCGGTCCGCGCTGCGACCGCAATTTCACCGCGGTGCGCATCGCCGGCAACAGCACCAATTCCATCGTCAGCCCCAAGCTCAACCTGGTGATCACGCCGATGCCCGACACCGATATCTATCTGAACTACGGCAACGGCTTTCACTCGAACGATGCGCGCAACGTGTTGCTCGCGAAAGCCCACCCGCAGCAGGCCGGCAACGTCAGCTCGGCGCTGGCGCAGTCGACCGGCTACGAGTTGGGGGCACGTACTCGCCAGTTCGATAGGGTCGATCTCGCCACCGCGCTGTGGCTGCTCGATCTGAGCGACGAGCTGATTTTTTCCGGCGATACCGGCGAAGCATCCCTACCAGCGGGCGCGACGCGACGGTGGGGAATTGATTTCGAGACCCGTTGCCAATTCACCGACTGGTTGTTCCTGGACTACGATTTGAGCTATGCGGACCCCCGCTTTCGCACCGGTGAAAACCCGGGCGGTGCGATTCCCTTGGCGCCCATCATCCTCATGAACGGCGGTCTCACCACCGAGTTCGGCAGCGGCTTCTCGGCGGCGCTACGTCTGCGCTATCTTGGCGACCGTCCGGCCAACGAAACGCGCACGCTGACGGCACCGGGCTTCACGCTCTTGGACTTGCTTGGCAAATATCGCTGGCGGAATGTCGAAGCCGATCTCAGCTTCTTGAACCTGACCAATACCGACTGGCGCGAGGCGCAGTTCGACGACCAGTCGTGCGTACGCAGCGAGGTCGGTGGCGGGGACTGCGCGCTGCATTCGCCTGGCAAGCAGGGCACGTCATCGTCTAACGCCGGCGTCACCGACATCCACTTCACCCCTGGCAATCCGTTCTGGATACGCGGGGGGTTGGCGGTATACTTCTAG
- a CDS encoding TonB family protein, which produces MSVAVQNASAELMIYVPSPRASRFNVPLLASVALHVVALLVFAGTSVRLVAPPTAPIRITIIDPAPPPPLGNAAAPIAAVAVAQPAPQPVPVARHRPRIARQPRPVPDTTTTTEPAPSTDETARITGESVGVVDGAPGGSIGGQSGGTVGGHGDQLFRADEVASPPIAITKPMPNYPPLARARGIEGLVVLEAIVDRSGQIEPDGVKVLQSVAQLDDAAISAFRQWRFKPGRDQHGEPVRVVLQVPIRFQLR; this is translated from the coding sequence GTGAGTGTCGCCGTGCAGAACGCCTCAGCCGAATTGATGATCTATGTCCCGTCACCGCGGGCCAGCCGGTTCAATGTACCGCTGCTCGCGTCGGTGGCGTTGCACGTAGTCGCGCTGCTGGTATTCGCGGGCACTTCTGTGCGACTGGTGGCGCCGCCGACGGCGCCGATTCGCATCACGATCATCGACCCCGCGCCGCCACCGCCACTTGGCAATGCCGCGGCGCCGATCGCCGCAGTGGCTGTCGCGCAGCCCGCGCCGCAACCCGTCCCAGTGGCGCGGCACCGACCTCGGATTGCCCGCCAGCCGCGCCCGGTCCCGGACACCACCACGACGACCGAACCGGCGCCGAGCACCGACGAGACGGCGCGCATCACGGGTGAGTCCGTCGGTGTTGTAGACGGCGCACCCGGCGGATCGATTGGCGGACAGTCAGGCGGTACCGTTGGCGGGCACGGCGATCAATTGTTCCGGGCCGACGAAGTCGCATCGCCACCGATCGCGATCACCAAACCGATGCCGAACTATCCACCGCTCGCCCGCGCGCGCGGCATCGAGGGCTTGGTGGTGTTGGAAGCCATCGTCGACCGCAGCGGCCAGATCGAACCCGACGGCGTGAAAGTTTTACAGTCGGTGGCGCAGCTCGACGATGCGGCCATCAGTGCGTTCCGCCAGTGGCGCTTCAAGCCGGGACGCGACCAGCACGGCGAACCCGTTCGGGTCGTGCTGCAGGTGCCGATCCGGTTTCAGTTGCGGTAG
- a CDS encoding LLM class flavin-dependent oxidoreductase → MNPKPAVSLAAMPGRRHATIELAQEIERRGFAGIYCPSFNDGVGLCEALALSTKTIRFGTGIANIYTRHPFDYAQTASLIHELSNGRFAFGIGVSHGPVHKRLSIATGKPLADTRRFVEQLREGGNRQGELPPVVLATLRKPMVRLAAEIAQGAMWANAARSHMAASLSYLPAEKRGSADFFIGNMIPTCISDDRNAAAAVNRKTLTGYILLPNYQNYWIEAGYEDEMRAIQQAIAKKEFDKIPALMSERWLADTTLYGSVKEVRDGLEAWYAAGISTPILVPSSTAGGQMQAFKEFLAAFE, encoded by the coding sequence ATGAACCCAAAACCAGCAGTGAGCCTAGCGGCGATGCCCGGGCGGCGGCACGCAACGATCGAGTTAGCGCAAGAGATCGAGCGCCGCGGCTTTGCGGGGATCTATTGCCCGAGCTTCAACGACGGCGTTGGGTTGTGCGAAGCGCTGGCGCTGTCGACCAAGACGATTCGTTTTGGAACCGGGATAGCCAACATCTACACGCGCCATCCGTTCGACTACGCGCAGACCGCATCGTTGATCCACGAGTTGAGCAACGGCCGCTTCGCATTTGGCATCGGGGTGAGTCACGGGCCGGTACACAAGCGCTTGAGCATCGCGACCGGCAAGCCGCTGGCCGACACGCGGCGCTTCGTCGAACAGTTGCGCGAAGGGGGCAATCGGCAAGGCGAGCTACCACCGGTGGTATTGGCGACGCTGCGCAAACCCATGGTGCGACTCGCCGCGGAAATCGCCCAGGGCGCGATGTGGGCCAACGCGGCGCGCTCGCACATGGCGGCGTCGCTGTCGTATCTGCCGGCGGAGAAACGGGGCAGCGCGGATTTTTTCATCGGCAACATGATCCCGACCTGCATCAGCGACGACCGCAACGCGGCCGCCGCGGTGAATCGCAAGACGCTGACCGGTTACATCCTGCTGCCCAACTACCAGAACTACTGGATCGAAGCGGGCTATGAAGACGAAATGCGGGCGATCCAGCAAGCGATCGCGAAGAAGGAGTTCGACAAGATTCCTGCGCTGATGTCCGAGCGCTGGCTTGCCGACACGACGCTCTACGGCAGCGTGAAAGAAGTCCGCGACGGTCTCGAAGCGTGGTACGCGGCGGGAATCAGCACGCCGATTCTCGTGCCGTCCTCGACAGCCGGCGGTCAGATGCAGGCGTTCAAGGAGTTCTTGGCCGCGTTCGAGTAG
- a CDS encoding phosphatase PAP2 family protein: MEWLTGYAVFHWIATWANPFCDGFFRVVTDLGYPTFYYLTVAPLFWIVDRRKAMGLFLLILLGGYVNTYAKLWVNTPRPDPALARVLDFRPYQSHSNSFPSGHAQGAVVFWGYLAWWIGRRWFTAVAVLLIALISFSRLYLAVHFPIDVLGGLGLGLLLLPAISPLERWAHRNCYTPPWAIAVIVGASLAITLTGDVALATISGSVVGFLAGASWLPQQSLTLNSSRQSIVVVILGLAMQLALSTSLGMIPPTQLLVTYGLVASLWVFALWIYPRLIGALWLRPSPAVST, encoded by the coding sequence ATGGAGTGGCTGACTGGGTACGCGGTGTTCCACTGGATCGCGACGTGGGCGAATCCGTTTTGCGACGGATTCTTTCGCGTCGTCACCGATCTCGGCTATCCGACGTTCTACTACCTCACGGTCGCACCGCTGTTCTGGATCGTCGATCGCCGCAAGGCCATGGGACTGTTCCTGTTGATTCTGCTTGGCGGCTACGTGAACACGTACGCGAAGCTGTGGGTGAACACGCCGCGTCCGGATCCCGCGCTGGCGCGCGTGCTGGATTTCCGGCCGTATCAATCGCACAGCAACTCGTTTCCCAGCGGCCACGCGCAGGGTGCTGTAGTGTTCTGGGGCTATCTGGCGTGGTGGATCGGGCGGCGCTGGTTCACCGCGGTGGCGGTGCTACTGATCGCGCTGATCTCGTTCTCGCGGTTGTATCTCGCGGTACATTTTCCGATCGACGTGCTCGGCGGATTGGGGCTCGGGCTGTTGCTGTTGCCGGCGATCAGTCCGCTCGAACGCTGGGCGCATCGCAACTGCTACACGCCGCCGTGGGCGATCGCCGTCATCGTTGGTGCGTCGTTGGCGATCACGCTCACCGGCGACGTGGCGTTGGCAACGATCTCGGGCAGCGTGGTGGGATTTCTCGCCGGCGCGAGTTGGTTGCCACAACAATCGCTCACGTTGAATTCGTCGCGTCAGAGCATCGTTGTCGTCATCCTCGGCCTCGCCATGCAGTTGGCGCTGTCCACCTCGCTCGGAATGATACCGCCAACGCAGTTGCTCGTGACCTACGGGCTGGTCGCGTCGCTGTGGGTGTTCGCGTTGTGGATCTATCCGCGCCTGATCGGCGCGCTGTGGCTACGCCCCAGCCCAGCAGTGAGTACCTAA
- a CDS encoding acetate--CoA ligase family protein produces the protein MSERALNEIDAKALLRRAGVSVIATALARTPAEARAAAERLGCPAAVKIVSPDIVHKSDVGGVRLNLATPAEVEAAAAAMLAHVRAARPDAQVLGVAVQPMAPAGGVEIIVGVQHDPQFGPVIMFGLGGVLVEVFADVVFRLIPLTPRDARQMVREIRGARLLGAVRGRPPVNMSQLEQLLLAVSALVEQRPDIVELDLNPVLAYPDRVIAVDARALLRAAS, from the coding sequence ATGTCCGAGCGTGCACTGAACGAGATCGACGCCAAGGCGCTGCTGCGGCGCGCCGGCGTGTCGGTGATCGCGACCGCGTTGGCGCGCACGCCCGCGGAGGCGCGGGCCGCGGCGGAGCGTCTGGGATGTCCCGCCGCCGTAAAGATCGTTTCGCCCGACATCGTTCACAAGTCGGACGTTGGCGGCGTTCGCCTCAACCTCGCGACCCCAGCCGAGGTCGAAGCGGCCGCAGCCGCGATGCTCGCCCATGTGCGCGCCGCGCGACCCGACGCGCAGGTGCTCGGCGTGGCGGTGCAACCGATGGCGCCTGCGGGCGGCGTCGAGATCATCGTTGGCGTGCAACACGATCCGCAGTTCGGCCCGGTCATCATGTTCGGTCTCGGCGGCGTGTTGGTGGAAGTGTTTGCCGATGTGGTCTTCCGATTGATTCCGTTGACGCCGCGCGACGCGCGGCAAATGGTACGAGAGATTCGCGGCGCGCGCCTGCTCGGCGCCGTGCGCGGCCGCCCGCCGGTGAATATGTCACAGCTCGAACAATTGCTGCTCGCGGTCTCCGCCCTCGTCGAGCAACGCCCCGACATCGTCGAGCTCGACCTCAATCCAGTGCTCGCGTATCCCGATCGCGTGATTGCGGTCGACGCGCGGGCATTGTTGCGAGCGGCCTCGTGA
- a CDS encoding CoA-binding protein, whose amino-acid sequence MTFSRAQFDRAFNPRVVAVVGDKLMNGFLWLHALKAFNGKLYSVQIDPNEIPAIEALGVTNVASLLDIPEPVDYVVLAVPRQVAPRVLDDCVTKAVGAVTLFTAGFSETGEAEGERLEQQIVTIAQRGRLLLVGPNCMGLANPRLGLCNFPNQPAGESAAGHVGFLGQSGTHTINFVMRAPGRGVGISKAASIGNASVVDACDYLEYLRDDPDTSAIAMYVEGVRNGRRFFEVLRATTRVKPVVIWKGGQSGAGQRAIFSHTAALATPTAVWTGMLRQAGAVSADGLDELIDIVAALQTGKTATGGRAGLIAMTGGPSVALTDAFTRTGLDVPLLSDASYARLREFFNVVGGSFRNPLDAGSTIAMGFRIDNLEKLLDILDAEAGIDVIAVDLGAGLAVDRWREISAGLTGMLELLAGFAARSSKPLAVIIEPAHREAEIAAVRSQFIVRGLLALPSAERAAVALRKLVEHHRFRAGTD is encoded by the coding sequence GTGACGTTCAGCCGCGCGCAATTCGATCGCGCCTTCAATCCGCGCGTCGTCGCCGTCGTCGGCGACAAGTTGATGAACGGCTTTCTCTGGCTGCACGCGCTCAAAGCCTTCAACGGTAAGTTGTACTCGGTGCAGATCGATCCCAACGAGATTCCAGCGATCGAAGCGCTTGGCGTCACCAACGTCGCCAGCCTGCTCGATATCCCCGAGCCGGTCGACTACGTCGTGCTCGCCGTCCCGCGCCAGGTGGCGCCGCGTGTGTTGGATGATTGCGTGACGAAGGCGGTCGGCGCGGTCACGCTCTTCACCGCCGGCTTCTCGGAGACCGGCGAGGCCGAAGGCGAACGTCTCGAACAACAGATTGTGACGATCGCGCAGCGCGGCCGCTTGCTGCTTGTCGGCCCAAACTGCATGGGCCTGGCCAACCCGCGCCTCGGGTTGTGCAACTTTCCGAATCAGCCTGCGGGCGAGAGTGCGGCAGGCCACGTCGGATTTCTCGGGCAGAGCGGTACCCACACCATCAACTTCGTCATGCGCGCGCCTGGTCGAGGCGTCGGGATCAGTAAGGCGGCGAGTATCGGCAACGCCTCCGTCGTCGATGCGTGCGACTACCTCGAATACTTGCGCGACGATCCCGACACCAGCGCCATCGCCATGTACGTCGAGGGCGTGCGCAATGGGCGCCGCTTCTTCGAGGTGTTGCGCGCTACCACGCGCGTCAAGCCGGTCGTGATCTGGAAGGGCGGGCAGAGCGGTGCCGGCCAACGTGCGATCTTCTCGCACACGGCGGCCCTCGCCACGCCGACGGCGGTGTGGACCGGCATGCTTCGTCAAGCGGGCGCCGTCAGCGCCGACGGACTGGACGAACTCATCGACATCGTTGCGGCGCTACAGACGGGCAAAACCGCGACCGGCGGGCGCGCCGGCCTCATCGCGATGACCGGCGGACCGTCAGTCGCTCTCACCGACGCCTTCACGCGAACCGGCCTCGACGTGCCGCTGCTCAGCGACGCGTCGTACGCGCGCTTGCGCGAGTTCTTCAACGTCGTCGGCGGGAGCTTTCGTAACCCACTCGACGCTGGCAGCACGATCGCGATGGGGTTCCGCATCGACAATCTCGAAAAGCTGCTCGACATCCTTGACGCCGAGGCTGGCATCGACGTCATCGCCGTCGATCTCGGCGCCGGCTTAGCAGTCGACCGCTGGCGCGAGATCTCAGCAGGACTGACCGGCATGCTCGAACTACTCGCCGGCTTTGCGGCACGCTCGTCGAAGCCGCTGGCGGTGATCATCGAGCCGGCCCACCGCGAGGCCGAGATCGCCGCGGTGCGCTCGCAGTTCATCGTCCGCGGGCTGCTCGCACTGCCATCCGCCGAGCGCGCCGCGGTCGCGCTGCGCAAGCTGGTCGAGCATCACCGCTTCCGCGCCGGGACAGACTGA
- a CDS encoding glycosyltransferase family 39 protein, with the protein MESRRDGSTPEAPYTAWLLIGIVGLLALALRLWGIAWGAPFIYHADEHYVLHRALDVVREHDLNPHWFQYPTLLIYVQALLILILQPFVYAPLTTNAALNGIGPWDALPEQWPFVLAGRLLVALAGVVGVVLLAQAGRRWHSAAAGVSAALLLAVLPLYVDSAHYLTTDVPAVVLIAATVWASLRAEPERMRAWVIAGACAGLAAGTKYTAGFVVLVPLVIASDLRQPSASLRRLMYVGAGVIAAFLIVCPYSLLDLENFLRGLDEQRQNYHAGSTPDHSWYWYLTYLWQYELHPGAAAAALVGVGFALHRRRRTDVALLFAPLCYFAVVATFPSRPERNVLPLLPFACLFAGRGIVEIGTRVLPARIASAVIAVVVLGLAWLPLGEAMRMNRERARPDTRTLAWQWVQTNLPAGTCVVREEYTPQLSAADYRVVYIWSLAQRPYSWYLGQGCDHVIASSHIYNRVYNPPFIGGATAAEFYRVLFTVPVVAEFTPGTDVTGPTIRIFKLPRE; encoded by the coding sequence ATGGAGTCGCGCCGCGATGGTTCGACGCCGGAGGCGCCCTACACGGCATGGCTGTTGATCGGCATCGTGGGGTTGCTGGCATTGGCGCTGCGCTTGTGGGGCATCGCCTGGGGTGCGCCGTTCATTTACCACGCCGATGAGCATTACGTGTTGCACCGCGCGCTCGATGTCGTGCGCGAACACGATCTCAACCCGCATTGGTTTCAATACCCAACGTTGCTGATCTACGTGCAAGCGCTGCTGATTCTGATCCTGCAGCCGTTCGTCTACGCGCCGCTGACGACGAATGCCGCACTCAACGGCATCGGCCCGTGGGACGCGTTGCCGGAGCAGTGGCCGTTCGTGCTCGCCGGGCGTCTGCTAGTTGCGCTCGCGGGCGTGGTGGGCGTCGTTCTACTCGCGCAAGCCGGACGGCGTTGGCACTCAGCCGCGGCCGGCGTCAGCGCGGCGCTGCTGCTGGCGGTGCTGCCGCTCTACGTCGACAGCGCGCACTACCTCACCACCGACGTGCCGGCGGTAGTGCTCATCGCCGCCACGGTGTGGGCGAGTTTGCGCGCGGAGCCGGAGCGCATGCGCGCGTGGGTCATCGCCGGCGCCTGCGCGGGGCTGGCTGCCGGCACCAAGTACACGGCAGGTTTCGTCGTGCTGGTGCCGCTGGTGATCGCCAGCGATCTGCGCCAACCCAGCGCATCGCTGCGGCGCTTGATGTATGTCGGCGCGGGCGTCATCGCCGCGTTCTTGATCGTCTGCCCGTACTCGTTGCTCGACTTGGAGAATTTTCTCCGCGGGCTCGACGAGCAACGGCAGAATTACCACGCCGGGTCGACTCCCGATCACTCGTGGTACTGGTACCTGACGTACCTGTGGCAGTACGAACTGCACCCCGGCGCGGCAGCGGCGGCACTGGTGGGCGTCGGCTTCGCGCTGCATCGCCGTCGGCGCACCGACGTCGCCCTGCTCTTCGCGCCGCTGTGCTACTTCGCGGTCGTGGCGACCTTCCCGTCGCGTCCCGAGCGCAACGTCCTCCCGCTGCTGCCGTTCGCTTGCCTGTTCGCCGGCCGCGGCATCGTCGAGATCGGCACACGCGTGCTGCCGGCACGCATCGCCAGTGCGGTGATTGCCGTCGTTGTGCTCGGACTCGCGTGGCTGCCGCTCGGCGAGGCGATGCGCATGAATCGAGAACGAGCGCGGCCCGACACGCGCACACTCGCCTGGCAATGGGTGCAGACCAACTTGCCGGCCGGTACCTGTGTGGTGCGCGAGGAATACACGCCGCAGCTTTCGGCGGCGGACTATCGCGTCGTCTACATCTGGTCGTTGGCGCAGCGACCCTACAGTTGGTACCTCGGACAAGGCTGCGATCACGTGATCGCCAGCTCGCACATTTACAATCGCGTCTACAATCCGCCGTTCATCGGCGGCGCCACGGCAGCGGAGTTCTACCGCGTGCTCTTCACCGTGCCGGTGGTGGCCGAGTTCACACCCGGTACCGACGTCACCGGTCCGACGATTCGTATTTTCAAGCTGCCGCGAGAATGA
- the radA gene encoding DNA repair protein RadA produces the protein MAKARTVYACQACGFQSPRSLGRCPECDGWSTMAEERQEAAPTSARATAGGAAAEPQPITAVRGAAEARRSSGIDELDRVLGGGVVPGSAVLIGGDPGIGKSTLVLQALAALARDGTTLYVSGEESPEQIKMRADRLGVHEDKLLVLAETSLERVLEYAQKLMPRVLAIDSIQTVYTDELASAPGSVGQVRECAAQLVQFAKRRGLATFLVGHVTKEGAFAGPRVLEHVVDTVLYFEGERGHAFRILRAVKNRFGSTNEIGVFEMKESGLQPVANPSALFLAERPVDVPGSVVIASIEGTRPILVELQALVSPTAFGTARRTTLGVDHNRVALLVAVLEKKMGLQLMGHDIFVNVAGGVRIEEPAVDLGIVAAVASSFLDKPVDANTLLLGEVGLAGEVRAIGQAETRVREGAKLGFTRCILPEASLRQLPAIDGVTLHGVRALSDAWEVLF, from the coding sequence ATGGCGAAAGCGCGCACGGTGTATGCCTGCCAAGCCTGCGGGTTTCAGTCGCCGCGGTCGCTCGGTCGCTGTCCCGAATGCGACGGCTGGAGCACGATGGCCGAAGAGCGCCAAGAAGCGGCCCCGACCAGCGCGCGCGCGACGGCTGGCGGAGCGGCCGCGGAACCGCAACCGATCACCGCCGTGCGCGGCGCTGCGGAAGCGCGACGCTCGTCGGGCATCGACGAACTCGATCGTGTGTTGGGCGGCGGCGTCGTGCCCGGGTCCGCGGTGTTGATCGGCGGCGATCCCGGGATCGGTAAATCGACGCTGGTGTTGCAGGCGCTCGCCGCGCTCGCGCGCGACGGCACGACGCTGTACGTCTCCGGCGAAGAGTCGCCCGAGCAGATCAAGATGCGCGCCGATCGCCTCGGCGTGCATGAAGACAAACTGCTCGTGCTCGCGGAAACTTCGTTGGAACGCGTCCTCGAATATGCGCAGAAACTAATGCCGCGCGTCCTCGCGATCGATTCGATTCAGACCGTCTACACCGACGAGTTGGCGTCGGCCCCGGGCAGCGTCGGACAAGTGCGCGAGTGCGCCGCCCAGTTGGTGCAGTTCGCCAAGCGCCGCGGCCTCGCCACCTTCCTGGTCGGTCACGTCACCAAGGAAGGCGCGTTCGCCGGCCCGCGGGTGCTCGAACATGTCGTCGACACCGTGCTCTATTTCGAAGGCGAACGCGGCCACGCCTTCCGCATTCTGCGGGCGGTGAAGAACCGCTTCGGCTCGACCAACGAGATCGGCGTGTTCGAGATGAAGGAGTCGGGCTTGCAACCGGTGGCGAATCCGTCGGCGCTGTTTCTGGCCGAGCGGCCGGTCGACGTGCCGGGCTCGGTGGTGATCGCCAGCATCGAAGGCACGCGGCCGATCCTGGTCGAGTTGCAAGCGTTGGTGTCGCCGACGGCGTTCGGCACCGCACGGCGCACAACGCTCGGCGTCGATCACAACCGCGTCGCGCTGCTGGTCGCCGTGTTGGAGAAGAAGATGGGACTGCAGCTGATGGGCCACGACATTTTCGTCAACGTCGCTGGCGGCGTGCGCATCGAGGAGCCGGCGGTCGATCTCGGCATCGTCGCCGCAGTGGCGTCGAGCTTCCTCGACAAGCCCGTCGATGCCAACACGTTGCTGCTCGGCGAAGTCGGTCTGGCCGGCGAAGTGCGCGCGATCGGTCAGGCCGAAACGCGCGTGCGCGAAGGGGCGAAGCTCGGCTTCACGCGCTGCATTCTACCGGAAGCGTCGCTGCGCCAACTCCCCGCCATCGACGGCGTGACGCTGCACGGCGTCCGCGCGCTCAGCGACGCGTGGGAAGTGTTGTTCTAA
- a CDS encoding universal stress protein, whose translation MSQRVLVPMDFKPGSERALEWAVDYVRDRGGALDVVHVVPRLHQLDPFFRAGSLPSQSVAAIRERAAERLAQLLRHKRVRYHLHVVEGDPATCIAEQAVALHPSIIVVGTSGRSSAARLFLGSVAEKIVHTSTVPVVTVPMPAAK comes from the coding sequence ATGAGTCAACGCGTGCTGGTCCCGATGGACTTCAAGCCGGGCTCCGAGCGAGCGCTCGAATGGGCGGTGGACTACGTGCGCGACCGCGGCGGTGCGCTTGACGTCGTGCACGTCGTGCCGCGGCTGCACCAACTCGATCCGTTCTTTCGCGCCGGTTCGTTGCCGTCGCAATCGGTGGCGGCGATTCGCGAGCGTGCCGCCGAGCGACTCGCGCAGCTCCTGCGCCACAAGCGCGTGCGCTATCACTTGCACGTGGTCGAAGGTGACCCCGCCACGTGCATTGCCGAGCAAGCCGTGGCGTTGCACCCAAGCATCATTGTTGTCGGCACCAGCGGTCGCAGCAGTGCCGCCCGTCTGTTCCTCGGTAGCGTCGCTGAAAAGATTGTCCACACGTCAACAGTGCCGGTGGTTACCGTGCCGATGCCGGCAGCGAAGTAG